Genomic segment of Planctomycetia bacterium:
ACCCCATGGCGGAAAAGAGCGATCTTTCGCTCCGCACGTTGTGCGTCGATTCGAAGTCTGGCGCGCTGCTTTGGAACACGGAGGTGTTTCTCGAAGTCGCGGAAACGGCGCCGGGCATTCACCAGAAGAACAGCCATGCGAGTCCGACGCCGATTGTCGAAGGGGATCGGCTGTACGTTCACTTTGGTCATGAAGGCACCGCTTGCCTCGACCTGGAAGGAAGCGTGCTGTGGCGTAACGCGGAGCTGCGTTACCCGCCCGTGCATGGCAACGGGGGGTCGCCGACGCTGTGGCATGAGTTGTTGATTTTCAGTTGCGACGGCGGTGAAGCGCCGTTCGTGGCTGCGCTGAACAAGCAAACGGGCGAGCTGGTATGGCGGCATGAGCGTGGAGTGCCGGCCGAGAAGACTTTTTCGTTTTGCACGCCGCAAGTGATCGAAGTGAACGGCCGCGAGCAAGTAGTGATCCCGGGCAGCAACGTGGTGAGCGGATTTGATCCGCAAACGGGTGAAGTGATTTGGTTCGCGAGTTACGACGGGTATTCGGTGATTCCGCGGCCGGTGTACGCGCATGGCATGATCTATATCAGCACTGGGTACAACTCGCCGGTGGTGATGGCGATTCGCCCAGACGGCGCCGGGGACGTGACCGAGACGCATGTCGCGTGGAAACATGATAAGGCCGGGCCGAATACGCCGTCGCTGCTGGTGGTCGGCGATGAGTTGTATATGGTGTCCGACAACGGCGTGGCGAGTTGTCTGGATGCGGTTACGGGCACGCAGCACTGGCAGAAACGGTTGGGCGGGAACTATTCGGCGTCGCCGCTGTTCGCTGAGGGGCGCATTTAC
This window contains:
- a CDS encoding PQQ-binding-like beta-propeller repeat protein, whose translation is MRNCVAVLAAGLVLLSCGSLLAGDWPQFRGPEGSGHSSEVGLPLTWSDTENIAWRVELPGSGWSSPVVVDGRVYLTTAVPVDPMAEKSDLSLRTLCVDSKSGALLWNTEVFLEVAETAPGIHQKNSHASPTPIVEGDRLYVHFGHEGTACLDLEGSVLWRNAELRYPPVHGNGGSPTLWHELLIFSCDGGEAPFVAALNKQTGELVWRHERGVPAEKTFSFCTPQVIEVNGREQVVIPGSNVVSGFDPQTGEVIWFASYDGYSVIPRPVYAHGMIYISTGYNSPVVMAIRPDGAGDVTETHVAWKHDKAGPNTPSLLVVGDELYMVSDNGVASCLDAVTGTQHWQKRLGGNYSASPLFAEGRIYFQDEQGQTTVIAPGISYQQLAKNSLTGRTLASYAVAEQAIFLRSDTALYRIEVTQP